A section of the Venturia canescens isolate UGA chromosome 11, ASM1945775v1, whole genome shotgun sequence genome encodes:
- the LOC122418229 gene encoding uncharacterized protein yields the protein MSDDGEENQHKNLNNSSLNPTIQQVEDVSIDFDKSKEASIEDEYPFSVPGTSACKASTLKTELSRGPNGDHKKNVCLYCKKPQSKIARHLEFVHQNEEKVKIFASLPPKDPKRLRLIGLLRKKGNYMHLDRKNNTNGLLVPVRRPRDPNKSSGDHYAPCPKCLGMYTKNNLRHHICGDEKATTKGILLEAKRVAAQVHEQASVKMRRDILPRLAEDEIGNTAKFDKLIVLYGNDMGTRYKRQYLESMVRSQLRLLSRFLITIKGLDKNITDMASVFDPKYYKQLIKAMEIMGQLDPSTTIYKTPAVVYNLQIALRKVADVLIRESIQDHDEIMKKNAKDMLKLMNQGFVNTVNKTVTESQVEMKRQKAIVLPKTADIRKLSEYLATKMDDSYKLLLNAFSDETWRVLAEITLIYIMIYNRKRPGELERMMKLDYNNIQGITEDDEEYQQLSTEGKNAANKYVRVEIRGKLNRVVPVLLNQRMKKSVDLILAHAKRAGVSSKNPYVFGIPSDDKNRFAFLRATTLLRRFASECGASNPESLRGTNLRKHMATKCVNMNLEKKQTEKVAHFLGHDPNIHTSIYQQRKTSDILLLSKYLEKAQGRGSISASDLSQDCSTGQDTTANADITNGTG from the coding sequence ATGTCAGACGACGGAGAAgaaaatcaacataaaaacttgaataatAGTTCATTGAATCCCACCATCCAGCAAGTAGAAGATGTGTCCATTGATTTTGATAAATCGAAAGAAGCATCGATAGAAGATGAGTATCCATTTAGCGTTCCGGGTACATCCGCGTGCAAAGCTTCCACTTTGAAAACAGAACTTTCACGTGGACCTAACGGTgatcacaaaaaaaatgtttgcctTTATTGTAAGAAGCCACAAAGCAAAATTGCCCGACATTTGGAGTTCGTTcatcaaaatgaagaaaaagtgaaaatatttgcATCCCTACCTCCAAAGGATCCGAAAAGATTACGGTTGATTGgactgttgagaaaaaaagggaacTATATGCACcttgatagaaaaaataatacgaacGGGTTACTCGTTCCAGTTCGGCGACCTCGAGACCCAAATAAGTCTAGCGGGGATCACTATGCTCCTTGTCCGAAGTGCTTGGGAATgtacacgaaaaataatttacgaCATCATATATGCGGAGATGAAAAGGCAACAactaagggaatattactggAAGCAAAACGGGTCGCTGCCCAAGTTCATGAACAGGCTTCCGTAAAAATGCGTCGTGATATATTGCCTCGGCTGGCTGAAGATGAAATTGGTAACACAGCGAAATTTGATAAACTAATCGTGCTCTATGGTAATGATATGGGTACACGGTACAAACGGCAATATCTGGAGTCAATGGTGCGATCGCAGTTAAGGTTACTTTCCCGATTTTTAATCACGATTAAAGGCCTTGACAAGAATATCACAGATATGGCCTCAGTGTTCGATCCGAAGTATTACAAACAATTGATCAAAGCTATGGAAATCATGGGTCAACTTGACCCATCAACTACTATATACAAAACACCAGCCGTGGTGTACAACTTGCAGATAGCTCTCAGAAAAGTCGCCGATGTACTGATACGAGAATCGATCCAGGATCATGATGAgattatgaagaaaaatgcaaaGGATATGCTGAAACTGATGAACCAAGGCTTCGTGAATACCGTCAACAAAACGGTAACTGAGTCTCAAGTTGAAATGAAACGACAAAAAGCAATCGTCTTACCAAAAACTGCAGATATTCGTAAACTGTCAGAATATTTGGCGACAAAAATGGATGACAGTTACAAGTTATTGCTCAATGCTTTTTCCGATGAAACATGGCGGGTTTTGGCGGAGATAACTCTAATTTACATCATGATCTATAACCGCAAACGTCCGGGCGAACTTGAAAGAATGATGAAATTGGATTACAATAACATCCAAGGAATAACCGAAGATGATGAAGAATATCAACAGCTTTCAACAGAGGGTAAAAATGCCGCTAACAAATATGTTCGAGTTGAAATTCGTGGTAAGCTAAACCGCGTGGTTCCCGTTTTGCTCAaccaacgaatgaaaaaaagcgtcGATCTGATTTTGGCACACGCTAAACGTGCTGGCGTTTCTTCCAAGAATCCATATGTGTTCGGTATCCCAAGCGATGATAAAAACCGCTTTGCATTTTTGCGCGCAACTACACTATTAAGACGTTTCGCATCAGAATGTGGCGCGAGTAACCCAGAATCGTTACGAGGGACGAACTTGCGGAAGCATATGGCAACAAAATGTGTGAACATGAACTTGGAAAAAAAGCAAACTGAAAAAGTTGCGCATTTCTTGGGACACGATCCAAATATTCATACAAGCATCTACCAGCAGCGAAAAACATCAGATATTCTATTATTGTCGAAGTACCTTGAAAAAGCACAAGGTCGCGGTAGTATTTCGGCTTCAGATTTATCTCAAGACTGTTCTACTGGTCAGGATACCACAGCTAATGCAGACATCACGAACGGAACAGGATGA